Proteins encoded together in one Catellatospora citrea window:
- a CDS encoding alpha/beta hydrolase family protein — translation MKVIRSVWWAATIPGHQAPFDTAHLRVYYPARPDGSDRERLSGVMAADADGAPYPVAVIVSGVNVGQEAYRWLAVRLAEQGVVAVTYDWVGTLFGGLHGITPGVDLDAARPDGYGKRPTTPSLRPVLDALAAMTGPVAGLLDLNRVALIGHSAGGTVALQSARFVPEVKAVATYGAHTMVATMLGWPAGTVLPAQADCPVLLVAGANDGVINGSADRYGEDAATRRDPITRTFDEALPDRGGDNALVRLAGANHFAIVHPVDHTAARAFLDQPADGDPSAHRDLLADLLGTFCRMHLTGDQASYTEWDKLAGHGGVASIQRR, via the coding sequence GTGAAGGTGATCCGCTCCGTCTGGTGGGCCGCGACGATCCCGGGCCACCAGGCCCCGTTCGACACCGCGCACCTGCGCGTCTACTACCCGGCACGGCCGGACGGCTCGGATCGCGAACGCCTGTCCGGCGTGATGGCGGCCGACGCGGACGGCGCCCCGTACCCGGTGGCGGTGATCGTGTCCGGGGTGAACGTGGGCCAGGAGGCATACCGCTGGCTGGCGGTGCGGCTGGCCGAGCAGGGCGTCGTCGCGGTGACCTACGACTGGGTCGGCACGCTGTTCGGCGGCCTGCACGGCATCACGCCGGGCGTGGACCTCGACGCGGCCCGGCCCGACGGCTACGGCAAGCGGCCCACCACACCCTCGCTCCGTCCGGTGCTCGACGCCCTCGCGGCGATGACGGGACCGGTCGCCGGGCTGCTCGACCTGAACCGGGTCGCCCTGATCGGACACTCGGCGGGCGGCACGGTCGCGCTCCAGTCCGCGCGGTTCGTGCCGGAGGTCAAGGCCGTGGCGACCTACGGCGCGCACACCATGGTCGCCACGATGCTGGGCTGGCCCGCGGGCACCGTGCTGCCGGCCCAGGCCGACTGCCCGGTGCTGCTGGTCGCGGGCGCCAACGACGGCGTCATCAACGGCTCGGCCGACCGCTACGGCGAGGACGCGGCCACCCGCCGCGACCCGATCACCCGGACCTTCGACGAGGCGCTGCCCGACCGCGGCGGGGACAACGCGCTGGTGCGCCTGGCCGGGGCGAACCACTTCGCGATCGTGCACCCGGTCGACCACACCGCCGCGCGCGCGTTCCTCGACCAGCCCGCCGACGGCGACCCGTCGGCCCACCGCGACCTGCTGGCCGACCTGCTCGGCACGTTCTGCCGGATGCACCTGACCGGCGACCAGGCGTCGTATACCGAATGGGACAAACTCGCCGGCCACGGCGGCGTCGCGTCGATCCAGCGGAGGTAA
- a CDS encoding aromatic ring-hydroxylating dioxygenase subunit alpha: MLKNFWYAVEFADRVTVKPARVTVLGQHLALYRTPKGRPVALSDLCVHRGAALSGGTTKDGCIVCPYHGWEYDADGQCTKIPANLPGRAIPKKARVDSYPVQEKYGFVWVFMGDLPESERPPLPVWPEFDDLKEHGGRFRAVTGEFLWQANYERILENGCDIAHAPFVHAGAFGNPERPEVAEYELETPDEWSAFATVDLYPPRPKGIWAVLNRNRGDLSNRPPVRTSAGWMLPNMIKLHVRLPIGELIIYDTNIPVDETTTLVKWVALRTFFTGRWADKNAINRTLKIFYEDAEVVNKVRPELLPFDLGAELHIKSDLIAVHYRRRRQELAEKGWLLSEEDSITGDVPRRTATVIASPARRENPELARAWVHKARGEHPTVQAAWDAAAAAESDSTPEE, translated from the coding sequence ATGTTGAAGAACTTCTGGTACGCGGTCGAGTTCGCCGACCGGGTGACCGTCAAGCCGGCCCGGGTCACCGTGCTCGGCCAGCACCTGGCCCTCTACCGCACCCCGAAGGGCCGTCCGGTGGCGCTGTCCGACCTGTGCGTGCACCGCGGCGCGGCGCTGTCGGGCGGCACGACCAAGGACGGCTGCATCGTCTGCCCGTACCACGGCTGGGAGTACGACGCCGACGGCCAGTGCACGAAGATCCCGGCGAACCTGCCCGGCCGGGCCATCCCGAAGAAGGCCCGCGTCGACTCGTATCCGGTGCAGGAGAAGTACGGCTTCGTCTGGGTGTTCATGGGCGACCTGCCCGAGTCCGAGCGCCCGCCGCTGCCGGTCTGGCCGGAGTTCGACGACCTGAAGGAGCACGGCGGCCGCTTCCGGGCGGTGACCGGCGAGTTCCTGTGGCAGGCCAACTACGAGCGCATCCTGGAGAACGGCTGCGACATCGCGCACGCGCCGTTCGTGCACGCGGGCGCGTTCGGCAACCCGGAGCGCCCCGAGGTCGCCGAGTACGAGCTGGAGACCCCCGACGAGTGGTCGGCGTTCGCCACGGTGGACCTGTACCCGCCGCGGCCGAAGGGCATCTGGGCCGTGCTCAACCGCAACAGGGGCGACCTGAGCAACCGCCCGCCGGTGCGCACCTCGGCGGGTTGGATGCTGCCCAACATGATCAAGCTGCACGTGCGGCTGCCGATCGGCGAGCTGATCATCTACGACACCAACATCCCGGTCGACGAGACGACCACGCTGGTCAAGTGGGTCGCGCTGCGCACCTTCTTCACCGGTAGGTGGGCCGACAAGAACGCGATCAACCGCACCTTGAAGATCTTCTACGAGGATGCGGAGGTCGTGAACAAGGTGCGGCCCGAACTGCTGCCCTTCGACCTGGGCGCGGAGCTGCACATCAAGAGCGACCTGATCGCGGTGCACTACCGCCGCCGCCGCCAGGAGCTGGCCGAGAAGGGCTGGCTGCTGTCCGAGGAGGACAGCATCACCGGCGACGTGCCGCGCCGCACCGCGACCGTGATCGCGTCCCCGGCCCGCCGGGAGAACCCCGAGCTGGCCCGCGCCTGGGTGCACAAGGCCCGGGGCGAGCACCCGACCGTGCAGGCCGCCTGGGACGCGGCCGCCGCGGCCGAGTCCGATTCCACCCCTGAGGAGTGA
- a CDS encoding oxidoreductase yields the protein MAETLRHVEDMVDNSPAVDVHETFHLYQELLAELKAKIDARFELQRDPSTLELESYGQYPDGPGGSLAAYSGPEVDWMVHSWLGNPSASFANLHLTVWLGPQVKVPHLGLALLVWPEGWFYLDSVPRVNLISDGAYYDSYYAPLDADWLAHRADPEFEYFVSRAGFIRASLSPTAYCYSFGRSARNLDIVRKLTHEHVDRWLRWVDEAPPVPEHERAALAETDLRMRRNIAERDPANVMGVRFFGQETTDKLVRGLWGGDRKSARP from the coding sequence GTGGCCGAGACCCTGCGGCACGTCGAGGACATGGTGGACAACTCCCCCGCCGTCGACGTGCACGAGACGTTCCACCTGTACCAGGAGCTGCTGGCCGAACTGAAGGCGAAGATCGACGCCCGGTTCGAGCTGCAGCGTGACCCGTCCACCCTGGAGCTGGAGTCGTACGGGCAGTACCCGGACGGGCCCGGCGGCTCGCTGGCCGCGTACAGCGGGCCCGAGGTCGACTGGATGGTGCACTCCTGGCTGGGCAACCCGTCGGCGAGCTTCGCCAACCTGCACCTGACCGTGTGGCTGGGCCCGCAGGTCAAGGTGCCGCACCTGGGCCTGGCCCTGCTGGTATGGCCGGAGGGCTGGTTCTACCTCGACTCCGTGCCCCGGGTGAACCTGATCTCCGACGGCGCGTACTACGACAGCTACTACGCCCCGCTCGACGCCGACTGGCTGGCCCACCGCGCCGACCCCGAGTTCGAGTACTTCGTCAGCCGGGCCGGCTTCATCCGCGCCAGCCTGAGCCCGACGGCGTACTGCTACTCGTTCGGCCGCAGCGCCCGCAACCTCGACATCGTCCGCAAGCTCACCCACGAACACGTGGACCGCTGGCTGCGCTGGGTCGACGAGGCCCCGCCGGTGCCGGAGCACGAGCGCGCCGCGCTGGCCGAGACCGACCTGCGTATGCGCCGCAACATCGCCGAGCGCGACCCGGCCAACGTGATGGGTGTGCGCTTCTTCGGCCAGGAGACCACGGACAAGCTGGTCCGCGGCCTGTGGGGCGGCGACCGGAAGTCGGCCCGGCCGTGA
- a CDS encoding MerR family transcriptional regulator: MSEQGRSAGDVARRLGVAVTTLRTWHQRYGLGPSEHVAHRHRRYTPDDVARLEVMCRLTTEGVPAHEAARIALAGLPGEPAAARLAPAADPSARGLAVAAVRLDMPAMLSTIASAVRGRGVVHAWDHLLCPVLVEVARRQEPDGHMIEVEHLLSRCILEVLWTVPRPFGAAAARTLLACAAEEQHTLPLEALAAALAEQGCGSRMLGARVPPPALADAIRRTGPAAVFIWSQFTPTGDPAQLAPVLAARPRPALIAAAGPGWTDPLPTGITRPLNLSDALRQALPLTTRP; the protein is encoded by the coding sequence ATGAGCGAACAGGGTCGCAGCGCCGGGGACGTCGCGCGGCGGCTCGGCGTCGCGGTGACCACGCTGCGCACCTGGCACCAGCGGTACGGCCTCGGGCCGAGTGAGCACGTCGCGCACCGGCACCGCCGCTACACGCCCGACGACGTGGCCCGGCTCGAGGTGATGTGCCGGCTGACCACCGAAGGCGTGCCGGCCCACGAGGCGGCCCGGATCGCGCTGGCCGGTCTGCCCGGCGAGCCTGCCGCCGCCCGCCTCGCCCCTGCCGCCGACCCGTCGGCACGCGGGCTCGCCGTCGCCGCGGTGCGCCTGGACATGCCCGCGATGCTGTCCACGATCGCCTCGGCGGTACGCGGCCGAGGCGTCGTCCACGCCTGGGACCACCTGCTGTGCCCGGTGCTGGTCGAGGTCGCCCGGCGGCAGGAGCCGGACGGGCACATGATCGAGGTCGAGCACCTGCTGTCGCGCTGCATCCTGGAGGTGCTGTGGACGGTGCCCCGGCCGTTCGGCGCGGCCGCCGCCCGCACCCTGCTCGCCTGCGCCGCCGAGGAGCAGCACACCCTGCCCCTGGAGGCGCTCGCCGCCGCGCTGGCCGAGCAGGGCTGCGGCAGCCGCATGCTCGGCGCCCGCGTGCCACCTCCGGCCCTGGCCGACGCGATCCGACGCACCGGCCCCGCCGCCGTCTTCATCTGGTCCCAGTTCACCCCCACCGGCGACCCGGCCCAGCTCGCGCCCGTCCTCGCCGCCCGCCCCCGCCCGGCCTTGATCGCCGCCGCCGGCCCCGGCTGGACCGACCCCCTCCCCACCGGCATAACCCGCCCCCTAAACCTCTCCGACGCCCTACGCCAAGCCCTACCACTGACAACCCGCCCCTAA
- a CDS encoding SDR family NAD(P)-dependent oxidoreductase, translating into MTKVVVVTGGTRGIGLGLVRELAARGAQVVYCGRSADSVKRAEEQVPQAFGVVADVTDRAAVQRLWDAAVERHGRVDIWINNAGMSPARRKLWELDPAALDATVDLNLRALLHASAVVLAGMAAQGAGALWNMEGFGSNGMLRPGLTVYGATKRAVTYTTDSLAKEVEGTGVTVHHLSPGMVVTDLLTHDYTPEELAQAKKIFNILADRVETVTPWLAEKVLAGAKNGARVAWLTRGKAFVRFLTAFRKRDVFGEDA; encoded by the coding sequence ATGACCAAGGTGGTGGTCGTCACCGGCGGGACCAGGGGCATCGGCCTCGGATTGGTGCGGGAGCTGGCCGCGCGGGGTGCGCAGGTCGTCTACTGCGGACGGTCCGCCGACTCCGTCAAGCGCGCCGAGGAGCAGGTGCCGCAGGCCTTCGGCGTGGTCGCCGACGTCACCGACCGGGCGGCCGTGCAGCGGCTCTGGGACGCGGCGGTCGAGCGGCACGGGCGGGTCGACATCTGGATCAACAACGCGGGCATGTCCCCGGCCCGCCGCAAGCTGTGGGAACTCGACCCCGCCGCGCTGGACGCCACCGTGGACCTGAACCTGCGCGCCCTGCTGCACGCCAGTGCAGTCGTGCTGGCCGGGATGGCCGCCCAGGGCGCGGGCGCGCTGTGGAACATGGAGGGCTTCGGTTCCAACGGCATGCTGCGGCCCGGCCTCACCGTCTACGGCGCGACCAAGCGGGCCGTCACCTACACCACGGACAGCCTGGCCAAAGAGGTCGAGGGCACCGGAGTCACCGTGCACCACCTGTCGCCCGGCATGGTCGTCACCGACCTGCTCACGCACGACTACACACCTGAGGAACTGGCTCAGGCCAAGAAGATCTTCAACATCCTCGCGGACCGGGTGGAGACCGTGACCCCGTGGCTGGCCGAAAAGGTGCTGGCCGGGGCGAAGAACGGGGCCCGGGTGGCGTGGCTGACCCGGGGCAAGGCGTTCGTACGCTTCCTCACCGCGTTCCGCAAGCGCGACGTGTTCGGGGAGGACGCGTGA
- a CDS encoding dienelactone hydrolase family protein: protein MAHVLLFHSVIGLRPAVLTAAERLRAAGHTVLTPDLFDGVVVDTVDEGFALLNEIGPEVVQQRARQAAAHLPGGGVLAGLSMGASFAQAIAEREPRVGGLLLLHGTAGSPRRMPSGLDAQLHIAQRDEYESADAIMAWEMAMARLGTHPEVFTYAGGHLFTDDASPDYDAASSELTWERCLRFLAALS, encoded by the coding sequence ATGGCCCACGTCCTGCTGTTCCACTCCGTCATCGGGCTGCGCCCGGCCGTGCTGACCGCCGCCGAGCGTCTGCGGGCCGCGGGGCACACCGTGCTGACGCCCGACCTGTTCGACGGCGTCGTGGTGGACACCGTAGACGAGGGCTTCGCGCTGCTCAACGAGATCGGCCCGGAGGTGGTGCAGCAGCGCGCCCGGCAGGCGGCGGCGCACCTGCCCGGGGGCGGCGTGCTGGCCGGGCTGTCCATGGGCGCGAGTTTCGCGCAGGCCATCGCCGAGCGTGAGCCGCGGGTGGGCGGCCTGCTCCTGCTGCACGGCACCGCGGGCTCGCCCCGCCGGATGCCGTCCGGCCTGGACGCCCAGCTGCACATCGCGCAGCGCGACGAGTACGAGTCGGCCGACGCGATCATGGCGTGGGAGATGGCGATGGCGCGGCTGGGCACGCACCCGGAGGTGTTCACGTACGCGGGCGGGCACCTGTTCACCGATGACGCCTCGCCCGACTACGACGCCGCGTCCAGCGAGCTGACCTGGGAACGCTGCCTGCGTTTCCTGGCCGCGCTGAGCTGA
- a CDS encoding Dabb family protein, which yields MLSHVVLMTFTDVDDAAKAKDLLEGLVGAVPQVRTLQAHLDELHTPVSAHLCLITTHEDEADLRGYQEHPAHLELAQWLRPRLAARVVVDYGN from the coding sequence ATGCTTTCTCACGTGGTGCTGATGACGTTCACCGACGTAGACGATGCTGCCAAGGCGAAGGATCTTTTGGAAGGGCTGGTCGGGGCTGTTCCGCAGGTCCGCACGCTCCAGGCGCACCTGGACGAGTTGCACACCCCGGTCTCGGCGCACCTGTGCCTGATCACGACCCACGAGGACGAGGCCGACCTGCGCGGATACCAGGAACACCCGGCGCACCTGGAGCTGGCGCAGTGGCTGCGCCCGCGGCTGGCCGCGCGGGTGGTCGTCGACTACGGCAACTGA
- a CDS encoding maleate cis-trans isomerase family protein: protein MTDALGWRRKFGVIAPSTNTIVEPDFYSMTVPGVTAHFSRIHIRNQDLSDDANFEHLLVQIRDEIGAACERVLTCEPDYMVMGMSAETFWGGVEGNREFVRQIKAITGLEVATGAEACERALKIYGARRIGVITPYQPVGDQNVVKFFNEIGFEVSAIEGLKCPTAVAIAHVTENELRDAIRKVDGPDVDAIVQCGTNLSMVRLADEAERWLGKPVIAINAATWWMALRDNGIADKIHGTGSLLRDH from the coding sequence ATGACCGACGCACTCGGCTGGCGGCGCAAGTTCGGCGTCATCGCGCCGTCCACCAACACCATCGTCGAGCCGGACTTCTACTCGATGACCGTGCCGGGCGTGACCGCGCACTTCTCCCGCATCCACATCCGCAACCAGGACCTGTCCGACGACGCGAACTTCGAACACCTGCTGGTGCAGATCCGCGACGAGATCGGCGCGGCCTGCGAACGCGTGCTCACCTGCGAGCCCGACTACATGGTCATGGGCATGTCGGCGGAGACGTTCTGGGGCGGCGTCGAGGGCAACCGCGAGTTCGTCCGCCAGATCAAGGCCATCACCGGCCTGGAGGTCGCCACCGGCGCCGAGGCCTGCGAGCGGGCCCTGAAGATCTACGGCGCCCGCCGCATCGGCGTGATCACCCCGTACCAGCCCGTAGGCGACCAGAACGTGGTCAAGTTCTTCAACGAGATCGGCTTCGAGGTGTCCGCCATCGAGGGCCTGAAGTGCCCCACCGCGGTGGCCATCGCCCACGTCACCGAGAACGAACTCCGCGACGCGATCCGCAAGGTCGACGGCCCCGACGTCGACGCGATCGTCCAGTGCGGCACGAACCTGTCCATGGTCCGCCTGGCCGACGAGGCCGAACGCTGGCTCGGCAAGCCGGTCATCGCCATCAACGCCGCCACCTGGTGGATGGCCCTACGCGACAACGGCATCGCCGACAAAATCCACGGCACCGGCTCCCTCCTCCGCGACCACTGA
- a CDS encoding TetR/AcrR family transcriptional regulator: protein MTETNAAPLSGRKQQAARNDTVILDAAREVFLADPKAPIAAVAERAGVGISALYRRYSGKEELLRRLCHDGLLLFTAQAQAALAEPDPWRGLTGFLREIVDADVHSLTVHLAGTFTPTPEMSATARRSGELVAQLVQRALDDGSLRPDAVLADVTLLLESCAAVRVPEPARTRELRARHLALLLDGLAADPVRNALPGPAPTAAELNWRWRTP from the coding sequence GTGACGGAGACGAACGCGGCCCCGCTGTCGGGCCGCAAGCAGCAGGCGGCCCGCAACGACACGGTCATCCTCGACGCGGCCCGGGAGGTGTTCCTCGCCGATCCGAAGGCCCCCATCGCGGCCGTGGCCGAACGCGCGGGGGTCGGCATCAGCGCGCTCTACCGCCGCTACAGCGGCAAGGAGGAGCTGCTGCGCCGGCTGTGCCACGACGGGCTGCTGCTGTTCACGGCCCAGGCCCAGGCGGCGCTCGCCGAACCGGACCCGTGGCGCGGCCTGACCGGCTTCCTGCGGGAGATCGTCGACGCCGACGTGCACTCGCTGACCGTGCACCTGGCCGGGACCTTCACGCCCACCCCCGAGATGAGCGCGACGGCCCGCCGCTCCGGCGAGCTGGTGGCGCAACTCGTGCAGCGGGCGCTCGACGACGGCAGCCTGCGCCCCGACGCCGTGCTCGCGGACGTCACGCTACTGCTGGAGAGCTGCGCCGCGGTGCGGGTGCCCGAGCCGGCGCGTACCCGCGAACTGCGCGCCCGGCACCTCGCCCTGCTGCTCGACGGCCTCGCCGCCGACCCCGTCCGCAATGCGCTGCCCGGCCCCGCCCCGACCGCCGCCGAACTCAACTGGCGCTGGCGCACCCCCTGA
- a CDS encoding TspO/MBR family protein: MTVHLARRPAAQWWALAGFFAAVLVVALVGGLAVARPADDYAALVRPGWAPPSWLFGPVWTVLYAMIAVAGWLVWRRAGWGPALGAYAAQLVLNAIWTPLFFGLGQRGLAFADIVALWLAIGVTVLLFRRISTVAAWLLIPYWLWVTFAAALNFTIWHLN, encoded by the coding sequence ATGACCGTTCACCTGGCACGACGTCCGGCGGCACAGTGGTGGGCGCTGGCCGGCTTCTTCGCGGCGGTGCTCGTGGTGGCGCTGGTCGGCGGGCTGGCGGTGGCACGACCCGCCGACGACTACGCGGCCCTGGTCCGCCCCGGCTGGGCGCCGCCGTCGTGGCTGTTCGGACCGGTCTGGACGGTGCTCTACGCGATGATCGCGGTGGCGGGCTGGCTGGTCTGGCGGCGGGCCGGCTGGGGACCGGCCCTGGGGGCGTACGCCGCGCAGCTGGTCCTCAACGCGATCTGGACGCCGCTGTTCTTCGGCCTGGGCCAACGCGGCCTGGCGTTCGCCGACATCGTGGCACTGTGGCTGGCCATCGGCGTCACCGTGCTGCTGTTCCGCCGCATCTCGACGGTGGCGGCCTGGCTGCTGATCCCCTACTGGCTCTGGGTCACCTTCGCAGCCGCCCTCAACTTCACCATCTGGCACCTCAACTAA
- a CDS encoding carbon-nitrogen hydrolase family protein: MAPVRVAAVQLAASQDVDANLAACLRLIDEAAAQGAQLVVLPEFCNHLSYYADRAEAHRIATRPGDPFLSAVAERARKHRAYVKINVTHAHPDGRTGGTNFMFGPDGAVLGQCDKQTLMGAENDHLDPAGEVGPVLDTPLGRLGMYACMEGVINEVARGLALRGAQVLLNSLNSFATDEASLHIPVRAAENKVWVVAANKVGPLLPEEHLPRLSAALGVPAEWLHGAGESQIVAPDGTVVAKGPRTGEAVVIADIDPSLADDKRRPDGTDIFAARRPELYAPIAAPPTGRRHGSGAETLPVAVVRGDTATVVRETARAAAAGARLIVTTETDPTLLAAALDGTNAHAVTATPTGPILVDANGELAHQPVLHPLDHDDLARTVADTPETPVSSPQSTQDRRGEEGAVRVVGLPWGRLAMVAGVDSIFPEVFRLAALADADVVAVAFEAVEQWELSLGLAERAAENRLNVIAVAPVEQDSAVFALSPDFTLWTAWQGPFTGRISHPVVTTVPAGQVSGRADVAPAQAANRQVSRQTDLVDGRPWRLVQALTER, translated from the coding sequence ATGGCTCCAGTACGGGTTGCCGCGGTGCAGCTCGCGGCGTCGCAGGACGTCGACGCCAATCTCGCCGCCTGCCTGCGCCTGATCGACGAGGCCGCCGCACAGGGGGCGCAGCTGGTCGTCCTGCCCGAGTTCTGCAACCACCTGTCCTACTACGCCGACCGGGCCGAGGCGCACCGCATCGCCACCCGGCCAGGTGACCCGTTCCTGAGCGCCGTCGCCGAGCGCGCCCGCAAGCACAGGGCGTACGTGAAGATCAACGTCACGCACGCGCACCCGGACGGGCGCACCGGCGGCACGAACTTCATGTTCGGCCCGGACGGCGCGGTGCTCGGCCAGTGCGACAAGCAGACGCTGATGGGCGCGGAGAACGACCACCTCGACCCGGCCGGCGAGGTCGGGCCGGTGCTGGACACCCCGCTCGGCCGCCTCGGCATGTACGCCTGCATGGAGGGCGTCATCAACGAGGTCGCCCGCGGGCTCGCGCTGCGCGGCGCGCAGGTACTGCTGAACAGCCTCAACTCGTTCGCCACCGACGAGGCGAGCCTGCACATCCCGGTCCGCGCCGCCGAGAACAAGGTATGGGTCGTCGCCGCCAACAAGGTCGGCCCCCTGCTGCCCGAGGAGCACCTGCCCCGGCTCAGCGCCGCACTCGGCGTGCCCGCCGAGTGGCTGCACGGCGCGGGCGAGAGCCAGATCGTCGCCCCCGACGGCACGGTGGTGGCCAAGGGGCCGCGCACCGGCGAGGCCGTCGTGATCGCCGACATCGACCCGTCGCTCGCCGACGACAAGCGCCGCCCCGACGGCACCGACATCTTCGCCGCCCGCCGCCCGGAGCTATACGCCCCCATCGCCGCCCCGCCGACCGGCCGCCGCCACGGATCCGGCGCGGAAACGCTGCCCGTCGCCGTCGTCCGCGGCGACACCGCGACCGTGGTCCGCGAGACCGCCCGCGCCGCCGCCGCCGGCGCCCGCCTCATCGTCACCACCGAGACCGACCCGACCCTGCTCGCCGCCGCCCTCGACGGCACCAACGCCCACGCAGTCACGGCAACCCCAACCGGCCCAATCCTCGTCGACGCCAACGGCGAACTCGCCCACCAACCCGTCCTCCACCCCCTCGATCACGACGATCTTGCGCGAACTGTTGCCGATACGCCGGAAACGCCCGTGTCATCCCCACAGTCCACGCAAGATCGTCGCGGCGAGGAGGGGGCGGTGCGGGTCGTGGGGTTGCCGTGGGGGCGGCTGGCCATGGTTGCCGGGGTGGACTCGATCTTTCCTGAGGTGTTTCGGTTGGCGGCGCTCGCTGATGCCGATGTGGTGGCGGTGGCGTTCGAGGCTGTGGAGCAGTGGGAGTTGAGTCTCGGGTTGGCGGAGCGGGCGGCGGAGAACCGGCTCAATGTCATCGCGGTGGCGCCGGTCGAGCAGGACAGTGCGGTGTTCGCGTTGTCGCCCGACTTCACGTTGTGGACCGCTTGGCAGGGGCCCTTCACGGGGCGGATCAGCCATCCGGTCGTCACCACCGTGCCCGCCGGACAGGTGTCCGGGCGGGCTGACGTCGCACCGGCGCAGGCCGCCAACCGGCAGGTGTCGCGGCAGACGGACCTCGTCGACGGCCGCCCCTGGCGGCTCGTGCAAGCCCTCACAGAAAGGTAG
- a CDS encoding TIGR03086 family metal-binding protein — MTTITGTNAITLLGAAHTALRTAVAGIPADGWDLPTPCEHWNVTQVLQHATGDQIGFAAAITGGPWPSEDPFQPSGRIDGDAAALLEQALTASAAAFATVDADAEQVPVPLPQGPLPLWVAAGACALDAAVHAWDIAAATGRPSPLTAPDAEQLLTVAKQIVEPLRAYGAYAPELPMPTDADPTAALLAYLGRRPEWTPQA; from the coding sequence ATGACCACCATCACCGGCACGAACGCGATCACCCTGCTCGGCGCGGCGCACACCGCGCTGCGGACGGCCGTGGCGGGGATCCCGGCCGACGGCTGGGACCTGCCGACGCCCTGCGAGCACTGGAACGTCACCCAGGTGCTGCAGCACGCGACCGGCGACCAGATCGGCTTCGCCGCGGCCATCACCGGCGGCCCGTGGCCGAGCGAGGACCCGTTCCAGCCCTCCGGCCGCATCGACGGCGACGCCGCCGCCCTGCTGGAGCAGGCCCTCACCGCGTCGGCGGCAGCCTTCGCGACCGTCGACGCCGACGCCGAGCAGGTGCCTGTGCCGCTGCCGCAGGGCCCGCTGCCGCTCTGGGTCGCCGCCGGCGCGTGCGCGCTCGACGCCGCGGTGCACGCCTGGGACATCGCCGCCGCCACCGGCCGGCCCTCGCCGCTCACCGCACCGGACGCCGAGCAGCTGCTCACGGTGGCGAAGCAGATCGTCGAGCCGCTGCGCGCCTACGGGGCATACGCCCCCGAGCTGCCCATGCCCACCGACGCCGACCCGACCGCGGCCCTGCTCGCCTACCTGGGCCGCCGCCCCGAGTGGACGCCGCAGGCCTGA